From the Musa acuminata AAA Group cultivar baxijiao chromosome BXJ3-7, Cavendish_Baxijiao_AAA, whole genome shotgun sequence genome, one window contains:
- the LOC135643091 gene encoding la-related protein 1C-like isoform X1 encodes MLFASPSSGGGGVGSPAAHVLRDDRDDAPTSPPTAPTRPLDRPSPTVKSAAPPSDAAAASASHRPAESSDHGGDGNAAAGTRGKKAVWSVAPSGANETGLVMGADSLAAVSESALRPSAKTSDSDSLESLPDGSSATAPSDGGGTSSSPSANDVRGANGQTPILPGMPPIGGRGQEFSPVEIANRHNRNPGQQRRVEFMPRPQRGGYRRGGSYNDRRRGINSGGPSREGNGSRRDHERGGYDRNGPRGFSRRDPHMWMPLPPQQAQIQPPPPPPMCYYIPMPPHRPPFMRPMVSYPEVPYYVYYLPVPPPHPQTPINMPFVPHQPVPVDYQATIPFPSPVDHHQLMKQIEFYFSDDNLNTDTFLRNNMDSQGGVPISLVAGFNMVKMLTNNEPNSLPHILTALQVSTEVEVQGDKIRRRDGWVPNQNQYDLAFGPRSPATPDGDSVIALLHTFGLEGSSSQHSTTPTDNVCLGNKSASGSSNNQMQDGV; translated from the exons ATGTTGTTCGCGTCACCTtcctccggcggcggcggcgtgggCTCGCCCGCGGCCCACGTCCTCCGCGACGACAGGGACGACGCTCCAACCTCTCCTCCGACGGCGCCGACCCGTCCCCTCGATCGCCCCTCGCCTACCGTGAAGAGTGCAGCCCCGCCCTCAGATGCCGCCGCCGCATCCGCCTCCCACCGGCCGGCGGAGAGCAGCGACCACGGTGGCGACGGCAATGCGGCCGCCGGGACTCGCGGGAAAAAGGCGGTTTGGAGCGTGGCGCCCAGCGGCGCGAACGAGACGGGCCTGGTAATGGGGGCGGATTCCTTGGCCGCGGTGTCTGAGTCCGCGCTCAGGCCGTCCGCCAAGACTTCCGATTCGGACTCGTTGGAGTCTCTCCCGGATGGATCGTCGGCTACTGCCCCCTCG GATGGTGGCGGCACTAGCAGCAGTCCATCAGCCAATGATGTTCGTGGAGCAAATGGACAAACTCCTATTTTGCCAGGGATGCCTCCAATTGGTGGCAGAGGCCAGGAATTCTCTCCGGTGGAGATTGCCAACAGGCACAATAGGAATCCGGGTCAGCAAAGGAGAGTCGAGTTCATGCCAAGGCCGCAACGTGGCGGCTATCGCCGCGGAGGCAGCTATAATGACAGGCGAAGGGGAATCAATAGTGGCGGCCCCAGCCGCGAAGGCAATGGAAGTCGGCGGGATCATGAGCGAGGAGGCTATGATCGGAACGGCCCTCGAGGTTTTAGTAGGAGAGATCCACACATGTGGATGCCTTTGCCTCCGCAGCAGGCACAGATTCAACCACCTCCGCCGCCTCCAATGTGTTATTATATTCCCATGCCACCACATAGGCCTCCTTTCATGAGACCCATGGTCTCCTACCCTG AAGTtccttattatgtttattatctcCCGGTGCCACCTCCGCATCCTCAGACACCCATAAACATGCCTTTTGTTCCTCATCAACCAGTGCCTGTTGATTACCAAGCAACgattccttttccttctcccgTTGATCATCACCAGTTGATGAAGCAGATAGAATTCTACTTTAG TGATGACAATCTCAATACTGACACTTTTCTGCGAAATAATATGGATTCTCAAGGTGGGGTTCCAATCTCCTTGGTTGCTGGCTTCAATATG GTCAAGATGTTGACAAATAATGAACCAAACAGCCTACCACATATATTGACTGCTTTGCAAGTTTCAACGGAAGTGGAAGTACAG GGTGACAAGATAAGGAGACGCGATGGTTGGGTCCCTAACCAAAATCAATATGATCTCGCTTTTGGTCCCCGATCTCCTGCAACACCAGATGGTGATTCAGTCATTGCTCTCTTGCATACTTTTGGACTAGAGGGTTCTTCTAGCCAACACAGTACAACTCCGACTGACAATGTGTGTCTTGGTAATAAATCAGCTTCTGGAAGTTCCAACAACCAGATGCAGGATGGAGTCTGA
- the LOC135643091 gene encoding la-related protein 1C-like isoform X2 translates to MLFASPSSGGGGVGSPAAHVLRDDRDDAPTSPPTAPTRPLDRPSPTVKSAAPPSDAAAASASHRPAESSDHGGDGNAAAGTRGKKAVWSVAPSGANETGLVMGADSLAAVSESALRPSAKTSDSDSLESLPDGSSATAPSDGGGTSSSPSANDVRGANGQTPILPGMPPIGGRGQEFSPVEIANRHNRNPGQQRRVEFMPRPQRGGYRRGGSYNDRRRGINSGGPSREGNGSRRDHERGGYDRNGPRGFSRRDPHMWMPLPPQQAQIQPPPPPPMCYYIPMPPHRPPFMRPMVSYPVPYYVYYLPVPPPHPQTPINMPFVPHQPVPVDYQATIPFPSPVDHHQLMKQIEFYFSDDNLNTDTFLRNNMDSQGGVPISLVAGFNMVKMLTNNEPNSLPHILTALQVSTEVEVQGDKIRRRDGWVPNQNQYDLAFGPRSPATPDGDSVIALLHTFGLEGSSSQHSTTPTDNVCLGNKSASGSSNNQMQDGV, encoded by the exons ATGTTGTTCGCGTCACCTtcctccggcggcggcggcgtgggCTCGCCCGCGGCCCACGTCCTCCGCGACGACAGGGACGACGCTCCAACCTCTCCTCCGACGGCGCCGACCCGTCCCCTCGATCGCCCCTCGCCTACCGTGAAGAGTGCAGCCCCGCCCTCAGATGCCGCCGCCGCATCCGCCTCCCACCGGCCGGCGGAGAGCAGCGACCACGGTGGCGACGGCAATGCGGCCGCCGGGACTCGCGGGAAAAAGGCGGTTTGGAGCGTGGCGCCCAGCGGCGCGAACGAGACGGGCCTGGTAATGGGGGCGGATTCCTTGGCCGCGGTGTCTGAGTCCGCGCTCAGGCCGTCCGCCAAGACTTCCGATTCGGACTCGTTGGAGTCTCTCCCGGATGGATCGTCGGCTACTGCCCCCTCG GATGGTGGCGGCACTAGCAGCAGTCCATCAGCCAATGATGTTCGTGGAGCAAATGGACAAACTCCTATTTTGCCAGGGATGCCTCCAATTGGTGGCAGAGGCCAGGAATTCTCTCCGGTGGAGATTGCCAACAGGCACAATAGGAATCCGGGTCAGCAAAGGAGAGTCGAGTTCATGCCAAGGCCGCAACGTGGCGGCTATCGCCGCGGAGGCAGCTATAATGACAGGCGAAGGGGAATCAATAGTGGCGGCCCCAGCCGCGAAGGCAATGGAAGTCGGCGGGATCATGAGCGAGGAGGCTATGATCGGAACGGCCCTCGAGGTTTTAGTAGGAGAGATCCACACATGTGGATGCCTTTGCCTCCGCAGCAGGCACAGATTCAACCACCTCCGCCGCCTCCAATGTGTTATTATATTCCCATGCCACCACATAGGCCTCCTTTCATGAGACCCATGGTCTCCTACCCTG TtccttattatgtttattatctcCCGGTGCCACCTCCGCATCCTCAGACACCCATAAACATGCCTTTTGTTCCTCATCAACCAGTGCCTGTTGATTACCAAGCAACgattccttttccttctcccgTTGATCATCACCAGTTGATGAAGCAGATAGAATTCTACTTTAG TGATGACAATCTCAATACTGACACTTTTCTGCGAAATAATATGGATTCTCAAGGTGGGGTTCCAATCTCCTTGGTTGCTGGCTTCAATATG GTCAAGATGTTGACAAATAATGAACCAAACAGCCTACCACATATATTGACTGCTTTGCAAGTTTCAACGGAAGTGGAAGTACAG GGTGACAAGATAAGGAGACGCGATGGTTGGGTCCCTAACCAAAATCAATATGATCTCGCTTTTGGTCCCCGATCTCCTGCAACACCAGATGGTGATTCAGTCATTGCTCTCTTGCATACTTTTGGACTAGAGGGTTCTTCTAGCCAACACAGTACAACTCCGACTGACAATGTGTGTCTTGGTAATAAATCAGCTTCTGGAAGTTCCAACAACCAGATGCAGGATGGAGTCTGA
- the LOC103990704 gene encoding cell number regulator 13 isoform X1 — protein sequence MASWEQLGELATVAQLAGLDAVRLIGLIVQAATTARMHRKNCRQFAQHLKLIGNLLEQLKISELKKYPETREPLEQLEDALRRSYILVDSCQNRSYLYLLAMGWNIVYQFRRAQNEIDRYLRIVPLITLVDNARVRERIDSIERDEREYTLDEEDRKVQDAILDRDASTNHATVLKNSLSCSYPNVPFDEALKKEREKLQMELQRSYDIGQCEMIQHLIGVTQNVASTIEERSTQLKSPNKVELNYSDENNYKEKTFGKNSHEQDTKATFRTTSSDSLGHDMSLHREHHGHEEWHSDLLGCCSEPSLCMKTFFYPCGTFSQIATVAKNRPVTSAEACNDLMAYSLILSCCCYTCCIRRKLRKMFDITGGLCDDFLSHLLCCCCALVQEWREVEIRGVKEPWKTKTSPPASQYMEA from the exons ATGGCGAGCTGGGAGCAGTTGGGAGAGCTCGCGACGGTGGCCCAACTGGCGGGCCTCGACGCCGTCCGCCTTATCGGGCTGATCGTGCAGGCGGCGACCACCGCGCGGATGCACAGGAAGAACTGTCGGCAGTTCGCGCAGCACCTGAAGCTGATCGGCAATCTCCTGGAGCAGCTCAAGATCTCGGAGCTCAAGAAGTACCCCGAGACCCGGGAGCCTCTCGAGCAGCTCGAGGATGCTCTCCGGAGGTCCTACATTCTCGTGGACAGCTGCCAGAACAGGAGCTACTTGTACCTTCTGGCAATGGGGTGGAACATCGTCTACCAGTTCAGAAGGGCTCAGAATGAGATCGATCGATATCTTCGAATCGTGCCGCTCATCACTCTCGTGGATAATGCTCGGGTCAGG GAGAGAATAGACTCCATCGAAAGGGATGAACGCGAATATACTCTGGATGAAGAAGACAGAAAGGTGCAAGATGCCATTTTGGATCGTGATGCATCTACAAATCATGCCACAGTGCTCAAGAACTCTCTATCTTGTTCTTATCCAAATGTGCCATTTGATGAAGCCcttaagaaagaaagagaaaaactcCAAATGGAACTCCAGAGGTCATACGATATTGGTCAATGTGAAATGATCCAGCATTTAATTGGAGTGACACAAAATGTGGCTAGCACTATAGAAGAAAGAAGCACACAGCTCAAAAGTCCAAACAAAGTAGAGCTGAACTATTCTGATGAGAACAATTACAAGGAGAAAACCTTTGGCAAGAACAGTCATGAACAAGATACAAAAGCAACTTTTAG AACCACATCATCAGATTCATTGGGTCATGATATGAGTTTGCACAGAGAACATCACGGACATGAGGAATGGCATTCGGATTTACTTGGATGTTGTTCAGAGCCTTCGTTAT GTATGAAAACTTTCTTTTATCCTTGTGGAACATTTTCACAGATTGCTACTGTAGCAAAAAACAGACCAGTCA CTTCAGCGGAAGCATGTAATGACTTGATGGCATATTCATTAATACTGTCATGCTGTTGTTACACCTGCTGCATCAGAAGGAAGCTACGGAAAATGTTTGACATTACG GGGGGGCTTTGCGATGATTTCTTGTCGCATCTATTGTGCTGTTGCTGTGCCCTTGTTCAAGAATGGCGAGAAGTGGAGATTCGTGGTGTTAAAG AACCTTGGAAGACAAAGACAAGCCCACCAGCTTCACAGTACATGGAAGCCTAG
- the LOC135643091 gene encoding la-related protein 1C-like isoform X3, with translation MLFASPSSGGGGVGSPAAHVLRDDRDDAPTSPPTAPTRPLDRPSPTVKSAAPPSDAAAASASHRPAESSDHGGDGNAAAGTRGKKAVWSVAPSGANETGLVMGADSLAAVSESALRPSAKTSDSDSLESLPDGSSATAPSDGGGTSSSPSANDVRGANGQTPILPGMPPIGGRGQEFSPVEIANRHNRNPGQQRRVEFMPRPQRGGYRRGGSYNDRRRGINSGGPSREGNGSRRDHERGGYDRNGPRGFSRRDPHMWMPLPPQQAQIQPPPPPPMCYYIPMPPHRPPFMRPMVSYPEVPYYVYYLPVPPPHPQTPINMPFVPHQPVPVDYQATIPFPSPVDHHQLMKQIEFYFSDDNLNTDTFLRNNMDSQGGVPISLVAGFNMVKMLTNNEPNSLPHILTALQVSTEVEVQGDKIRRRDGWVPNQNQYDLAFGPRSPATPDASGSSNNQMQDGV, from the exons ATGTTGTTCGCGTCACCTtcctccggcggcggcggcgtgggCTCGCCCGCGGCCCACGTCCTCCGCGACGACAGGGACGACGCTCCAACCTCTCCTCCGACGGCGCCGACCCGTCCCCTCGATCGCCCCTCGCCTACCGTGAAGAGTGCAGCCCCGCCCTCAGATGCCGCCGCCGCATCCGCCTCCCACCGGCCGGCGGAGAGCAGCGACCACGGTGGCGACGGCAATGCGGCCGCCGGGACTCGCGGGAAAAAGGCGGTTTGGAGCGTGGCGCCCAGCGGCGCGAACGAGACGGGCCTGGTAATGGGGGCGGATTCCTTGGCCGCGGTGTCTGAGTCCGCGCTCAGGCCGTCCGCCAAGACTTCCGATTCGGACTCGTTGGAGTCTCTCCCGGATGGATCGTCGGCTACTGCCCCCTCG GATGGTGGCGGCACTAGCAGCAGTCCATCAGCCAATGATGTTCGTGGAGCAAATGGACAAACTCCTATTTTGCCAGGGATGCCTCCAATTGGTGGCAGAGGCCAGGAATTCTCTCCGGTGGAGATTGCCAACAGGCACAATAGGAATCCGGGTCAGCAAAGGAGAGTCGAGTTCATGCCAAGGCCGCAACGTGGCGGCTATCGCCGCGGAGGCAGCTATAATGACAGGCGAAGGGGAATCAATAGTGGCGGCCCCAGCCGCGAAGGCAATGGAAGTCGGCGGGATCATGAGCGAGGAGGCTATGATCGGAACGGCCCTCGAGGTTTTAGTAGGAGAGATCCACACATGTGGATGCCTTTGCCTCCGCAGCAGGCACAGATTCAACCACCTCCGCCGCCTCCAATGTGTTATTATATTCCCATGCCACCACATAGGCCTCCTTTCATGAGACCCATGGTCTCCTACCCTG AAGTtccttattatgtttattatctcCCGGTGCCACCTCCGCATCCTCAGACACCCATAAACATGCCTTTTGTTCCTCATCAACCAGTGCCTGTTGATTACCAAGCAACgattccttttccttctcccgTTGATCATCACCAGTTGATGAAGCAGATAGAATTCTACTTTAG TGATGACAATCTCAATACTGACACTTTTCTGCGAAATAATATGGATTCTCAAGGTGGGGTTCCAATCTCCTTGGTTGCTGGCTTCAATATG GTCAAGATGTTGACAAATAATGAACCAAACAGCCTACCACATATATTGACTGCTTTGCAAGTTTCAACGGAAGTGGAAGTACAG GGTGACAAGATAAGGAGACGCGATGGTTGGGTCCCTAACCAAAATCAATATGATCTCGCTTTTGGTCCCCGATCTCCTGCAACACCAGATG CTTCTGGAAGTTCCAACAACCAGATGCAGGATGGAGTCTGA
- the LOC135643129 gene encoding basic leucine zipper 19-like — MDDGEPDLSNPEVFSTPGAGEDLPSSCSMDSFFDKILNDGHTCTHTHTCNPPGPNLSHTHTCFHVHTKILSSPPDETAESVEKSDSSKKRPCNNREAVRKYREKKKAHAASLEEEAAHLRAINQQLFKRLQNQAALEAEIARLKCLLVDLRGRIEGEIGPFPYHKPVKGSGDFVSNVTQGNMLAGAQVLNPCNFHCDDQVNWFYPGMHGKDVGETGVFDDQGLGVCEIGNMQCMGSSTSGSQDFASCKSKTAKPVDCSSNATRLEGARAPEDS; from the exons ATGGACGATGGGGAGCCCGATTTGTCTAATCCTGAGGTCTTCTCTACCCCGGGCGCTGGTGAGGATCTTCCTAGCAGCTGCTCAATGGATAGCTTCTTCGACAAAATATTAAATGACGGGCATACGTGCACCCATACTCACACCTGCAACCCTCCCGGGCCCAACCTCTCGCACACGCATACCTGTTTCCATGTCCACACCAAAATTCTCTCGTCTCCCCCAGATGAGACTGCTGAGTCGGTGGAGAAGAGCGATTCTTCGAAGAAAAGGCCTTGTAATAATCGAGAAGCCGTTCGGAAGTatagggagaagaagaaggcccATGCAGCATCCCTGGAGGAGGAGGCAGCTCACCTGAGAGCAATCAACCAACAACTGTTTAAAAGACTTCAGAACCAAGCTGCCCTTGAAGCTGAGATTGCAAGGCTTAAATGCTTGCTTGTGGATCTGAGGGGGAGGATTGAGGGAGAGATTGGGCCTTTTCCTTATCACAAGCCAGTGAAAGGGAGTGGAGATTTTGTTTCTAACGTGACACAGGGGAACATGCTGGCTGGTGCTCAGGTTCTAAATCCATGTAATTTCCATTGTGATGATCAGGTTAACTGGTTCTATCCAGGGATGCACGGAAAGGATGTGGGAGAAACTGGTGTATTTGATGATCAGGGTCTTGGAGTCTGTGAGATTGGGAACATGCAGTGCATGGGGAGTTCAACTTCTGGATCTCAGGACTTTGCGAGCTGCAAAAGCAAGACTGCAAAACCTGTTGACTGCTCATCTAATGCCACAAGATTAGAAg GAGCTCGCGCACCCGAGGACTCTTGA
- the LOC103990706 gene encoding rac-like GTP-binding protein 5, translating into MSASRFIKCVTVGDGAVGKTCMLISYTSNTFPTDYVPTVFDNFSANVVVDGNTVNIGLWDTAGQEDYNRLRPLSYRGADVFLLAFSLISKASYENVAKKWIPELNHYAPGVPIILVGTKLDLRDDKQFFMDHPGAVSVSAAQGEELRKLIGAPSYIECSSKTQQNIKAVFDAAIKVVLQPPKKKGRKAQKGCSIL; encoded by the exons ATGAGTGCCTCCAGGTTTATCAAGTGCGTCACGGTGGGCGACGGCGCCGTCGGCAAGACCTGCATGCTCATATCGTACACCAGCAACACTTTCCCCACG GATTATGTCCCTACGGTGTTTGACAATTTCAGTGCAAATGTAGTGGTTGATGGTAACACGGTTAATATAGGTTTGTGGGATACTGCAG GCCAAGAAGATTACAACAGACTAAGACCTTTGAGCTATCGAGGTGCAGATGTTTTTCTGTTAGCCTTCTCTCTCATAAGTAAAGCCAGCTATGAAAATGTGGCCAAGAAG TGGATTCCTGAACTGAATCACTATGCACCTGGAGTGCCCATAATTCTCGTCGGAACAAAACTTG ATCTCCGGGATGATAAGCAGTTTTTCATGGATCACCCTGGTGCCGTATCTGTAAGTGCTGCTCAG GGGGAAGAATTGAGGAAGCTAATCGGTGCTCCTTCCTACATCGAGTGCAGTTCAAAGACACAGCAA AATATAAAGGCAGTATTTGATGCGGCCATTAAAGTGGTACTCCAACCACCCAAAAAGAAAGGTAGGAAGGCGCAGAAGGGTTGCTCCATCTTGTGA
- the LOC103990704 gene encoding cell number regulator 13 isoform X2 yields MASWEQLGELATVAQLAGLDAVRLIGLIVQAATTARMHRKNCRQFAQHLKLIGNLLEQLKISELKKYPETREPLEQLEDALRRSYILVDSCQNRSYLYLLAMGWNIVYQFRRAQNEIDRYLRIVPLITLVDNARVRERIDSIERDEREYTLDEEDRKVQDAILDRDASTNHATVLKNSLSCSYPNVPFDEALKKEREKLQMELQRSYDIGQCEMIQHLIGVTQNVASTIEERSTQLKSPNKVELNYSDENNYKEKTFGKNSHEQDTKATFRTTSSDSLGHDMSLHREHHGHEEWHSDLLGCCSEPSLCMKTFFYPCGTFSQIATVAKNRPVTSAEACNDLMAYSLILSCCCYTCCIRRKLRKMFDITGGLCDDFLSHLLCCCCALVQEWREVEIRGVKDHQLRGS; encoded by the exons ATGGCGAGCTGGGAGCAGTTGGGAGAGCTCGCGACGGTGGCCCAACTGGCGGGCCTCGACGCCGTCCGCCTTATCGGGCTGATCGTGCAGGCGGCGACCACCGCGCGGATGCACAGGAAGAACTGTCGGCAGTTCGCGCAGCACCTGAAGCTGATCGGCAATCTCCTGGAGCAGCTCAAGATCTCGGAGCTCAAGAAGTACCCCGAGACCCGGGAGCCTCTCGAGCAGCTCGAGGATGCTCTCCGGAGGTCCTACATTCTCGTGGACAGCTGCCAGAACAGGAGCTACTTGTACCTTCTGGCAATGGGGTGGAACATCGTCTACCAGTTCAGAAGGGCTCAGAATGAGATCGATCGATATCTTCGAATCGTGCCGCTCATCACTCTCGTGGATAATGCTCGGGTCAGG GAGAGAATAGACTCCATCGAAAGGGATGAACGCGAATATACTCTGGATGAAGAAGACAGAAAGGTGCAAGATGCCATTTTGGATCGTGATGCATCTACAAATCATGCCACAGTGCTCAAGAACTCTCTATCTTGTTCTTATCCAAATGTGCCATTTGATGAAGCCcttaagaaagaaagagaaaaactcCAAATGGAACTCCAGAGGTCATACGATATTGGTCAATGTGAAATGATCCAGCATTTAATTGGAGTGACACAAAATGTGGCTAGCACTATAGAAGAAAGAAGCACACAGCTCAAAAGTCCAAACAAAGTAGAGCTGAACTATTCTGATGAGAACAATTACAAGGAGAAAACCTTTGGCAAGAACAGTCATGAACAAGATACAAAAGCAACTTTTAG AACCACATCATCAGATTCATTGGGTCATGATATGAGTTTGCACAGAGAACATCACGGACATGAGGAATGGCATTCGGATTTACTTGGATGTTGTTCAGAGCCTTCGTTAT GTATGAAAACTTTCTTTTATCCTTGTGGAACATTTTCACAGATTGCTACTGTAGCAAAAAACAGACCAGTCA CTTCAGCGGAAGCATGTAATGACTTGATGGCATATTCATTAATACTGTCATGCTGTTGTTACACCTGCTGCATCAGAAGGAAGCTACGGAAAATGTTTGACATTACG GGGGGGCTTTGCGATGATTTCTTGTCGCATCTATTGTGCTGTTGCTGTGCCCTTGTTCAAGAATGGCGAGAAGTGGAGATTCGTGGTGTTAAAG ATCATCAACTAAGAGGATCATAA
- the LOC135643039 gene encoding monooxygenase 2-like: MEGVADIVVVGAGIAGLAVALGLHRSGLRSLVLESSDSLRASGFAITTWTNAWRALDALGVGDALRQQHVRLEQLVAFSASSGSVTTRLSLRARGKHIGKHEVRCLKRNLLVEALAQELPHGTIRYSSKVVSVEEAGTVKLLHLADGSTLRAKVLIGCDGVNSVVAKWLGLKVPAFAGRYAARGIATFPDGHAINPEFAQHFGTGYRSGMLPCDKKSVYWFFTWTSDGEDKEMRKDAARVREFVLSKMKTAKLPEEVLHVIERSELSGVASSPLRYRSPLNLLWGDISRGNVCVTGDAFHPMTPDLGEGGCAALEDGVVLAKCLAQALIGAGQERSEEDERRRIEAALRKYANARRWRNLDLVVTSFVVGFIQEGGNWVMNMMRDEVLSGLLAKKLLSEADFECGNL, translated from the exons ATGGAAGGCGTGGCGGACATCGTGGTCGTCGGCGCCGGGATAGCAGGGCTGGCAGTGGCGCTGGGCCTCCACAG GTCGGGGCTGCGGAGTCTGGTGTTGGAGTCATCTGATAGCTTGAGAGCTTCTGGCTTCGCCATCACCACATGGACGAATGCGTGGAGAGCGCTGGATGCGCTCGGCGTTGGAGACGCGCTCCGACAGCAGCACGTCCGGCTTGAACA GCTCGTTGCTTTCTCTGCATCTTCTGGGTCTGTCACCACAAGGCTATCGCTCAGGGCACGAGGGAAACA TATCGGGAAGCATGAAGTCAGATGCTTGAAGAGGAACCTACTGGTCGAAGCCCTGGCCCAGGAGCTCCCTCATGGCACCATCAGGTACTCATCCAAGGTGGTCTCGGTGGAGGAGGCAGGCACAGTAAAGCTCCTTCACTTAGCGGATGGATCCACTCTCAGAGCCAAG GTCTTGATCGGGTGCGATGGGGTCAACTCCGTCGTAGCAAAGTGGCTGGGCCTCAAGGTGCCAGCTTTTGCCGGGCGGTATGCGGCCAGAGGGATCGCCACTTTCCCGGACGGCCATGCCATTAATCCGGAGTTCGCGCAGCACTTCGGAACTGGCTATCGATCAGGGATGCTGCCCTGTGATAAGAAAAGCGTTTACTGGTTCTTCACCTGGACTTCTGATGGAGAAG ACAAAGAAATGAGAAAAGATGCTGCAAGGGTCAGGGAGTTCGTGCTCAGCAAGATGAAGACCGCGAAGTTGCCGGAAGAAGTTCTACACGTCATCGAGAGGAGCGAGCTGAGCGGCGTCGCGTCGTCCCCCTTGAGATACAGGTCGCCGCTCAACTTGCTGTGGGGGGACATCAGTAGGGGAAACGTCTGTGTGACCGGCGACGCGTTCCATCCCATGACGCCCGACCTCGGCGAGGGCGGCTGCGCGGCCTTGGAAGACGGAGTCGTCCTGGCCAAGTGCTTGGCCCAAGCTCTGATCGGTGCCGGCCAAGAGCGTTCCGAAGAAGACGAACGCCGCCGGATCGAGGCGGCGCTGCGGAAGTATGCCAACGCCAGGCGGTGGAGGAATCTTGATCTCGTCGTTACCTCTTTCGTGGTGGGATTCATACAGGAAGGTGGCAACTGGGTCATGAACATGATGAGAGATGAGGTTTTGTCTGGTTTGCTGGCCAAGAAGCTGTTGAGTGAAGCTGACTTTGAATGTGGCAACCTTTGA